A window of the Helianthus annuus cultivar XRQ/B chromosome 4, HanXRQr2.0-SUNRISE, whole genome shotgun sequence genome harbors these coding sequences:
- the LOC110937598 gene encoding uncharacterized protein LOC110937598: MTKMKLSILRGIPRFVFVLGVLSLLCIVYFKFYSLKPFLISDTKCIYAANPHVNDHLQTHILEIVIKKIEHELTDIRDSHKDSPESLRYGSFLADIVGLIESAKSGGPETEVVTGLNRSQPVHISPDFFLTEEIRKYVRVKPNRLGKQNFMGANGTFTSIGHACFSMKKELEEYMNYDVGDICNDDWKLAQRLMVHGCDPLPRRRCFARAPQFYTKPFSFPESMWSLPDDKNVRWSQYRCKNFACLANNKTGKGFFKCSDCFNLTHHENPRWVIPVYPDPFSNSTPDFRITDILDLKPGEIRIGLDFSVGTGTFAARMREHNVTIVSATINLGAPFSEMIALRGLVPIYMTINQRLPFFDNTLDLIHTTRFLDGWIDYVLLDYILYDWDRVLRPGGLLWIDSFFCLKEDLEGYLEGFNMLRYKKHKWVVVPKVDKDDDREVFFSAVLEKPPRPF, translated from the coding sequence ATGACGAAGATGAAGTTAAGTATATTACGAGGAATTCCCAGGTTTGTTTTCGTATTGGGTGTTCTTTCACTTCTTTGTATCGTTTATTTCAAGTTCTACTCGTTGAAGCCTTTTCTTATTTCGGATACGAAATGCATCTATGCTGCTAATCCGCACGTTAACGATCATCTTCAAACCCATATATTAGAAATCGTTATCAAGAAGATAGAACACGAGCTAACCGATATTAGAGACTCCCACAAAGATTCACCCGAGTCATTGAGATACGGTTCGTTTCTTGCAGACATTGTAGGTCTAATCGAGTCTGCAAAGTCTGGTGGTCCGGAAACCGAGGTTGTAACAGGGTTAAACCGGTCACAACCGGTTCATATCTCACCGGATTTCTTTTTAACCGAAGAAATCCGGAAATATGTTCGGGTAAAACCGAACAGATTAGGAAAGCAAAACTTCATGGGAGCGAACGGGACGTTTACAAGCATAGGACACGCTTGTTTTTCAATGAAAAAAGAACTCGAAGAGTATATGAATTATGATGTGGGTGATATATGCAATGACGATTGGAAACTGGCTCAACGGTTAATGGTTCACGGGTGTGACCCGTTACCAAGAAGAAGATGCTTTGCACGGGCCCCACAGTTTTACACGAAACCTTTCTCGTTCCCCGAGTCAATGTGGAGCCTTCCCGATGATAAAAACGTGCGGTGGAGTCAATACAGATGCAAAAACTTCGCGTGTCTTGCTAACAACAAGACAGGTAAAGGTTTTTTCAAGTGTTCAGATTGTTTCAATCTGACTCATCATGAAAACCCGAGATGGGTCATACCCGTTTACCCGGACCCATTTTCAAACTCGACTCCTGATTTCCGAATCACCGACATTCTTGATTTGAAGCCCGGTGAGATACGTATCGGGCTGGATTTTAGCGTCGGGACGGGTACATTTGCTGCCAGGATGAGGGAACACAACGTGACGATTGTATCCGCTACTATTAATCTTGGCGCCCCATTTAGTGAAATGATCGCGCTTCGGGGGCTTGTACCCATTTACATGACGATAAATCAACGGTTACCGTTTTTCGATAACACGTTGGATTTGATCCACACGACGCGGTTTCTGGACGGGTGGATCGATTATGTGTTGTTGGATTATATACTTTATGATTGGGATAGAGTACTTAGGCCAGGAGGGTTGTTATGGATTGACAGTTTTTTCTGTTTAAAAGAGGATTTAGAGGGATATTTGGAGGGGTTTAACATGTTAAGGTACAAAAAGCACAAATGGGTTGTTGTACCAAAGGTTGATAAAGATGATGACAGAGAGGTTTTCTTTTCTGCTGTTTTGGAGAAGCCTCCTAGGCCCTTCTAG
- the LOC110937600 gene encoding RING-H2 finger protein ATL67: MSTLSPPPPSPPNPSPTHYYLTNIGLGYAIAIAFGFLVLLSSLFLASYICFRHRYRYRQHLHQRRNQNPNDGGVILPSIIFVDETNDEEDQNAVVGLDQAVINSYPKIPYSKDFEVVCCAICLCEYKEAEMLRMLPDCKHYFHLTCVDAWLKLNATCPVCRNSPLPTPLSTPLAEVVPLSQYSDGRRRR; the protein is encoded by the coding sequence ATGTCCACCctatctccaccaccaccatcaccaccaaaccCTAGCCCCACCCACTACTACCTAACAAACATCGGCCTCGGTTACGCAATCGCCATTGCATTCGGCTTCCTCGTCTTATTATCCTCTCTATTTCTCGCTTCATACATCTGCTTCCGTCACCGCTACCGTTACCGTCAACATCTCCACCAACGCCGTAACCAAAACCCTAACGACGGTGGAGTAATCCTCCCGAGTATAATATTCGTAGATGAAACCAACGACGAGGAAGACCAAAACGCTGTCGTTGGACTTGATCAGGCCGTGATCAATTCCTACCCGAAGATTCCGTACTCGAAAGACTTTGAAGTGGTTTGTTGTGCTATATGTTTGTGTGAGTATAAAGAGGCGGAGATGTTAAGGATGTTGCCGGATTGTAAACATTATTTTCATTTGACTTGTGTCGATGCGTGGTTGAAGCTTAATGCTACTTGTCCTGTTTGTAGAAACTCGCCACTGCCTACGCCGTTGTCGACTCCGTTAGCCGAGGTTGTTCCGCTTTCGCAGTATTCAGATGGTCGCCGCAGGAGGTGA
- the LOC110934061 gene encoding uncharacterized protein LOC110934061, which produces MEQQIKDLQDQVRELTLAVQRRRGNDRTPPRYRPDDEYDTDEFSQAGDYNPYGRRSPNNRNHTDIKVDIPEYDGKLDPDEFVEWLRTVERVFDYKHTVEEKKVKLVALKLRKYASTWWANVCSQREKMGKSKVRSWQKMKKLLKAKFMPVYYLQESFTKLHFIKQGTRSVEEFSQEFEHLLMKCDLGEDDPQTLVRYLGGLESRIANIVELQSYSTLAELRLMAHKVESQQKARGKMEAAKQVNKPSLAPNALSMPTSEPSPMKTIDVPDGSSTISKHSRRCFRCQGLGHIASECPNKRVITLAEFEALSEPKFDEEPNHQRDKEEVVIGPDDGECLVMRRALNGTAVHCENLQREALFRTRCTIRDKVCSIVIDGGSCTNVASQTMISKLNLLTEPHPSPYDIHWLNQGKGIRVTTRVLLSFTIGQEYKDEIWCDVIPMDACHVLLGRPWLFDRKVIHDGYKNTYSFVKDGKKITLLPMVYTNATGRHSLVMIGFKRSKSLGIGTVHCTFCFAGVYCIGCI; this is translated from the coding sequence ATGGAACAACAGATAAAAGACCTACAAGATCAAGTGCGGGAGTTAACTTTAGCTGTACAGAGACGAAGGGGCAATGACCGAACCCCTCCTCGATACAGACCTGATGATGAATATGATACCGACGAGTTCTCCCAAGCCGGTGACTATAACCCTTATGGTCGTCGATCTCCTAACAACCGAAACCACACCGACATCAAAGTTGACATTCCAGAGTACGATGGAAAGCTTGACCCGGACGAGTTTGTAGAATGGCTTCGAACCGTGGAGAGGGTATTTGATTACAAGCACACAGTGGAGGAAAAGAAGGTGAAACTTGTTGCTTTGAAGTTAAGGAAGTATGCATCAACTTGGTGGGCAAATGTGTGTTCACAACGAGAGAAAATGGGTAAGAGTAAGGTCCGTTCATGGCAAAAAATGAAGAAGTTGCTCAAGGCCAAATTCATGCCAGTGTATTACCTCCAAGAAAGCTTTACAAAACTCCATTTTATTAAGCAAGGAACCAGATCTGTTGAAGAATTTTCTCAAGAATTTGAACATCTTCTTATGAAATGTGATCTTGGGGAAGACGACCCTCAAACATTGGTACGATATCTCGGTGGTCTAGAGTCAAGAATTGCAAACATTGTAGAGCTACAGTCGTACTCGACGTTGGCTGAACTCAGGTTAATGGCGCACAAGGTGGAGTCTCAACAGAAAGCACGAGGCAAGATGGAAGCGGCCAAACAAGTTAACAAACCAAGTCTCGCACCAAATGCTTTATCCATGCCAACTTCCGAACCGTCACCGATGAAGACTATAGATGTACCTGATGGTTCCAGTACTATTTCGAAGCATTCACGGCGTTGTTTCCGTTGCCAAGGACTGGGACATATCGCATCGGAATGTCCCAACAAACGGGTTATCACTTTAGCAGAATTTGAAGCCTTGAGCGAGCCCAAGTTCGACGAAGAACCGAACCACCAACGTGATAAAGAAGAGGTAGTGATTGGACCTGATGATGGAGAGTGTTTGGTGATGCGTCGAGCACTCAACGGAACCGCTGTTCACTGTGAAAATCTGCAGCGTGAGGCTCTTTTTCGCACTCGTTGTACAATTCGAGACAAGGTTTGTTCGATAGTTATTGATGGCGGAAGTTGCACCAACGTAGCGTCTCAAACCATGATCTCAAAACTGAACTTGCTAACTGAACCCCATCCTTCTCCTTATGACATTCACTGGCTTAATCAAGGAAAAGGTATCCGTGTTACAACCCGTGTTTTACTCTCATTCACTATTGGACAGGAATACAAAGATGAAATCTGGTGTGATGTTATACCAATGGATGCATGCCATGTGCTATTGGGAAGACCTTGGTTGTTTGATCGGAAGGTTATTCATGACGGGTATAAAAACACATATTCTTTTGTTAAAGATGGGAAAAAGATAACATTACTCCCCATGGTCTACACTAATGCAACAGGTCGGCATTCCTTAGTTATGATTGGATTTAAAAGAAGTAAGTCCCTTGGCATAGGTACCGTTCACTGTACCTTTTGCTTTGCTGGTGTTTATTGCATTGGTTGCATATAG
- the LOC110934060 gene encoding uncharacterized protein LOC110934060, whose product MLGLRQLLRDYIWINVGNGMRTFAWFDKWDDICPIARMITPRMIANAGFSMTSKLAEVCEHGEWLWPDVWTERYPTLAQLQSVILDQTRQDRLEWKTSSGQSVEFNTATAWDAIRFRQNEVPWAKLLWFPQAIPRHSFLMWLLVQKKLKTQDIISRWNSSGNANFNLMCCSLCSSCPDSDDHLFFECSYSKEVWNGVKGKAGMADISEEWNSIFQYLLGISASDIAKHVITKIVVSASAYFVWEERNRRLYSSKKRKSSILVEVILSTVRLKLHSMRLKKSSSTVQVLQEWALPRGLLVADDDRG is encoded by the coding sequence ATGCTTGGGCTTAGACAGTTACTTCGAGACTATATATGGATAAACGTGGGAAATGGTATGAGAACGTTTGCTTGGTTTGACAAATGGGATGACATATGTCCGATAGCGAGAATGATTACTCCGAGGATGATAGCTAATGCCGGGTTCAGTATGACTTCTAAATTGGCGGAGGTTTGTGAACATGGAGAATGGCTTTGGCCAGACGTGTGGACGGAGCGATATCCGACTCTTGCTCAGCTTCAGAGTGTTATATTGGATCAGACGAGACAAGATAGACTAGAATGGAAAACAAGTTCAGGTCAAAGTGTGGAGTTTAACACAGCGACGGCTTGGGATGCGATTCGGTTCAGGCAGAATGAGGTTCCTTGGGCCAAGCTCCTTTGGTTTCCGCAGGCTATACCCCGCCACTCGTTTCTAATGTGGCTTCTGGTGCAAAAAAagttgaagactcaagatattaTCAGTAGATGGAACTCTTCGGGTAATGCAAACTTTAATCTTATGTGTTGCTCGTTGTGTTCATCTTGTCCGGACTCGGACGACCATCTGTTCTTCGAGTGTAGTTATTCTAAGGAAGTTTGGAATGGTGTGAAAGGAAAAGCAGGTATGGCTGATATAAGTGAGGAGTGGAACTCAATTTTTCAATATTTGTTGGGGATTTCTGCATCGGATATAGCTAAACATGTTATAACAAAGATAGTTGTGAGTGCATCAGCTTACTTTGTATGGGAAGAAAGAAACAGAAGGTTGTATTCATCCAAGAAAAGAAAGTCTAGCATATTGGTCGAAGTCATTCTATCGACGGTGCGGTTGAAACTTCATTCTATGAGATTAAAGAAATCTTCAAGCACGGTGCAAGTTTTGCAAGAGTGGGCTCTGCCTCGTGGTCTCTTGGTTGCTGATGACGATCGCGGCTAA
- the LOC110937595 gene encoding desiccation protectant protein Lea14 homolog — protein sequence MAGLLEQAKQFVSDTVASMAKPEATVTDVDLKGIDLGSVTYNAKVNVSNPYSTPIPIGEIRYVLKSSGSVIATGTVPDPGSLKGNGDTLLDVEIKVPHSVLVSLVKDIAVDWDIDYELQVNLVVDLPLIGDISIPVTSKGEVKLPSLTDFFT from the exons ATGGCTGGTTTGCTCGAACAAGCAAAGCAATTTGTTTCCGATACAGTGGCGAGCATGGCCAAGCCTGAGGCGACTGTAACTGATGTTGATCTGAAAGGCATCGACCTTGGCTCTGTCACCTACAACGCTAAGGTCAACGTTTCGAATCCTTACAGCACGCCTATTCCCATCGGAGAGATTCGTTACGTTCTCAAAAGTTCTGGCAG TGTGATAGCGACGGGAACAGTACCTGATCCAGGTTCACTTAAGGGGAACGGTGACACATTGCTAGACGTTGAGATTAAGGTGCCGCACAGTGTGTTAGTAAGCTTGGTGAAGGACATTGCTGTAGATTGGGACATTGATTACGAGCTTCAAGTCAACCTAGTTGTTGACCTTCCACTCATTGGTGACATTAGCATACCGGTAACTAGTAAGGGTGAGGTCAAACTTCCTTCGCTCACCGACTTCTTTACCTAA